A genomic region of Azoarcus sp. KH32C contains the following coding sequences:
- the tssM gene encoding type VI secretion system membrane subunit TssM, whose product MFSIRSFLTDSRFLSFVGIGAAVAFFFLGAKTLKVALFWAALASGLVVLAWLAVWAFQRWRASKASDAIGRMLDEQGVAAASAKHAATEADIATLRARLQEAIRTIRTSKLGQTAGSAALYELPWYITIGNPAAGKSSAIINSGLKFPFDDGGAPNVRGIGGTRNCDWFFTTGGILLDTAGRYSVYEDDRDEWLGFLDLLRKHRPRAPINGIIVTVSIGELIGNPPAFAIGLAKNLRQRIQELTERLRVFAPVYVMFSKADLIPGFHEFFQDVDWNERDRVWGATFPYEAQPRNDLVAQFDARFDELYEGLRALSVALLSQTSGERCAPGLLTFPSEFASVKPALRAFVATLFEENPFQFQPVFRGFYITSALQSGETRPLSDTRVVRRFGLEGDGPMPVRTASNHGFFLKDLFARVIFADRNLVRQYASRESVRLRLAFIATSLAMLGLALGAWGWSYMNNRELVANVEQDLIKIVHVQEGRQDLQSRMEALEILQDRLEQLERFNDSHPISLGLGLYQGELVADKLRHELFAGVEGVMLKPVKENLERFLADVNQHAEELKAHELNSAPSIEAANRPYTEAVPTNVEDAYNALKTYLMLANREHVEVGHLSDQVTRFWRSWLEANRGAMSREQMIRSGERILSAYLAHVNAADWPTITNNLAIVDQARDNLRNVVRGMPAAERVYADIKARASTRFPPISVANTVGPDNANLVAGSHVVSGAFTLEAWREYVEGAIKDAATGEQNSTDWVLRTAARDDLTLEGSPEQIQKSLVAMYKADYAEEWKRFVQGVTIAEFETLPDATAAMNRLGDPQHSPIGTLLKLIFGQTSWDNPSIANVGIERAQTGFIEWFKRSILRMAPSPVQLDVNVSAAKLEVPMGPIGREFAGLGRLMMPRDGSDPLINIYLKQLGQVRTRLNQLKNQGDPGPGATKLMRATLDGGESEFADTLRLVDEQMLTGLPDDQRTVLRPLLVRPIVQTFHALVKPAEQEVNKTWQAQVVEPFNQKLAIKYPFASSAGIEATPTEIGQIFGPEGAIAKFVDASLGTLVVRRGNTVAPRTWGDIGLTLRPEFVAGFARWVGPLEGAASNDGGGTQPQTVFMLLPHPSPGTTEYSVEIDGQKLLYRNGVAQWSNFVWPNPAGVPGARITATTFDGRVVEIVNIAGRFGLEKLINSAQRTRKPDGSFQLTWSNDNTTISVDLRVVSNPQARAGDGNAANERGFAGLRLPEEVVGDPAGSAAPAAVAVAGNGPATR is encoded by the coding sequence ATGTTTTCCATTCGCTCCTTCCTGACTGACTCCCGCTTCCTTTCGTTCGTCGGCATTGGCGCGGCCGTAGCGTTCTTCTTCCTGGGCGCCAAGACGCTGAAGGTCGCGCTCTTCTGGGCGGCACTGGCAAGCGGCCTGGTCGTGCTCGCGTGGCTTGCGGTCTGGGCATTCCAGCGGTGGCGAGCCTCGAAGGCTTCCGATGCGATCGGCAGGATGCTGGACGAACAGGGCGTGGCCGCGGCTTCGGCCAAGCACGCCGCGACCGAAGCGGATATCGCGACGTTGCGCGCGCGACTGCAAGAGGCGATCCGAACAATCCGTACGTCGAAGCTCGGCCAGACGGCCGGCTCCGCAGCGCTGTACGAGCTCCCGTGGTACATCACGATCGGAAACCCGGCCGCAGGGAAGAGCAGCGCGATCATCAACTCGGGGCTCAAGTTTCCGTTCGACGATGGCGGCGCGCCTAACGTCCGGGGAATCGGCGGCACCCGCAACTGCGACTGGTTCTTCACGACGGGCGGCATCCTCCTCGATACCGCCGGCCGCTACTCCGTGTATGAAGACGACCGCGACGAGTGGCTGGGATTCCTGGATCTGCTGCGCAAGCACCGGCCGCGCGCGCCCATCAACGGCATCATCGTGACCGTCAGCATCGGAGAGCTGATCGGCAATCCCCCCGCGTTCGCAATCGGACTGGCGAAAAATCTGCGGCAGCGGATTCAGGAGCTGACCGAAAGACTCCGTGTCTTTGCCCCGGTCTACGTGATGTTTTCCAAGGCGGACCTGATCCCGGGATTCCATGAATTCTTCCAGGATGTGGACTGGAACGAACGCGACCGCGTGTGGGGAGCGACTTTCCCCTACGAAGCACAGCCGCGAAATGATCTCGTCGCGCAATTCGATGCGCGCTTCGACGAGCTGTACGAAGGACTGCGGGCGCTCAGTGTGGCGCTGCTGTCGCAGACGAGCGGAGAACGCTGCGCTCCTGGACTGTTGACCTTCCCGTCCGAATTCGCGTCGGTCAAACCGGCGTTGCGCGCCTTTGTTGCCACCCTGTTCGAGGAAAACCCGTTCCAGTTCCAACCTGTCTTTCGCGGTTTCTACATCACCTCCGCGCTGCAGAGTGGCGAAACGCGGCCGCTGTCGGACACGCGTGTCGTCCGGCGGTTCGGCCTCGAAGGCGACGGGCCGATGCCCGTGCGCACGGCGTCCAACCACGGCTTCTTTCTCAAGGATCTCTTTGCCCGGGTGATCTTCGCGGACCGCAACCTCGTGCGCCAATACGCCAGCCGGGAAAGCGTCCGGCTGCGCCTGGCCTTCATCGCCACCAGCCTGGCAATGCTGGGGCTCGCGCTCGGGGCGTGGGGCTGGTCCTACATGAACAACCGCGAACTGGTTGCCAACGTGGAGCAAGACCTGATCAAGATCGTCCATGTCCAGGAAGGGCGCCAGGACCTGCAATCACGCATGGAGGCCTTGGAGATCCTTCAGGACCGCCTCGAACAACTCGAACGTTTCAACGATAGCCACCCGATTTCGCTCGGCCTCGGCCTTTATCAGGGAGAGCTTGTCGCTGACAAGCTCAGGCATGAGCTCTTTGCCGGCGTCGAGGGCGTCATGTTGAAACCCGTAAAGGAAAACCTCGAACGCTTCCTCGCGGATGTGAACCAACATGCGGAGGAACTGAAGGCGCACGAGCTCAACAGCGCCCCATCCATCGAAGCAGCGAACCGTCCGTACACCGAAGCGGTTCCGACCAACGTCGAAGATGCGTATAACGCATTGAAGACCTACCTGATGCTCGCGAACCGCGAGCACGTCGAGGTCGGCCATCTCTCTGATCAGGTGACGCGCTTCTGGCGGAGTTGGCTCGAAGCAAACCGCGGTGCGATGAGCCGGGAACAGATGATCCGCAGCGGCGAGCGCATCCTGTCCGCCTATCTGGCACACGTCAACGCCGCCGACTGGCCGACGATCACGAACAACCTCGCGATCGTGGACCAGGCCCGCGATAACCTTCGCAACGTAGTGCGCGGAATGCCCGCTGCGGAACGCGTCTATGCCGACATCAAGGCCCGCGCCTCGACCCGCTTCCCGCCGATTTCGGTCGCAAACACCGTCGGACCGGACAATGCAAATCTGGTGGCCGGCAGCCATGTGGTATCGGGAGCATTTACCCTGGAGGCGTGGCGCGAATATGTGGAAGGCGCGATCAAGGATGCTGCGACGGGCGAGCAGAACAGCACCGACTGGGTTCTGAGGACTGCCGCCCGCGACGATTTGACGCTCGAAGGCAGCCCCGAGCAGATCCAGAAATCCCTCGTGGCGATGTACAAGGCCGATTACGCCGAAGAGTGGAAGCGATTCGTGCAGGGCGTGACGATTGCCGAGTTCGAAACCTTGCCGGACGCGACGGCGGCGATGAACCGCCTCGGCGACCCGCAGCATTCGCCGATCGGAACGCTGCTGAAGCTCATCTTCGGTCAGACTTCATGGGATAACCCATCCATTGCGAACGTGGGCATCGAACGCGCCCAGACCGGCTTCATCGAATGGTTCAAGCGTTCGATCCTGCGCATGGCGCCCAGCCCGGTGCAACTCGACGTCAACGTGAGTGCCGCCAAACTCGAAGTCCCGATGGGTCCGATCGGCCGGGAGTTTGCCGGCCTGGGCCGCTTAATGATGCCGCGCGACGGCAGCGATCCACTGATCAACATCTACCTGAAACAGCTGGGCCAAGTCCGCACTCGGCTCAATCAATTGAAGAACCAGGGCGATCCGGGCCCCGGCGCGACCAAGCTCATGCGGGCGACGCTCGACGGTGGCGAATCCGAGTTCGCGGATACCCTTCGGCTCGTCGACGAGCAGATGCTGACCGGTCTGCCAGACGATCAGCGCACCGTCTTACGACCGCTACTGGTCCGTCCGATTGTGCAGACCTTCCATGCACTCGTAAAGCCGGCCGAACAGGAGGTGAACAAGACCTGGCAGGCGCAGGTTGTCGAACCGTTCAACCAGAAACTCGCCATCAAGTACCCCTTCGCGTCATCGGCCGGCATCGAAGCGACACCAACGGAAATCGGACAGATCTTCGGTCCTGAAGGCGCGATCGCGAAGTTCGTCGATGCATCGCTCGGAACGCTCGTCGTCCGCCGCGGCAACACGGTGGCGCCGCGTACTTGGGGCGATATCGGACTGACGCTGCGTCCCGAATTCGTCGCGGGATTCGCGCGATGGGTCGGCCCGCTGGAAGGCGCGGCGTCGAACGATGGCGGCGGCACTCAGCCGCAAACGGTGTTCATGCTGCTGCCGCACCCCTCGCCCGGCACCACCGAGTACAGCGTCGAAATCGACGGGCAAAAGCTGCTCTATCGCAACGGTGTCGCGCAGTGGTCGAATTTCGTCTGGCCCAATCCTGCAGGGGTTCCCGGAGCGCGCATCACTGCAACGACTTTCGACGGACGCGTGGTCGAGATCGTGAACATTGCGGGACGCTTCGGTCTCGAGAAGCTGATCAACTCGGCACAACGTACCCGCAAGCCCGATGGCAGCTTCCAGCTCACGTGGTCGAACGACAATACGACGATCAGCGTGGATCTTCGCGTCGTGAGCAATCCGCAGGCACGGGCCGGCGACGGCAACGCCGCCAACGAACGGGGTTTCGCGGGGCTGCGCCTGCCGGAGGAGGTGGTCGGCGATCCCGCCGGCAGTGCCGCGCCCGCCGCAGTCGCCGTTGCCGGCAACGGCCCGGCTACGCGTTAA
- a CDS encoding PAAR domain-containing protein, with translation MSRPFILLGDKTSHGGVVISASESSDCDGKGIARLGDRVTCPKKGHGRVTTIVTGDLTALIDGRPAARHGDKTACGATLIASQSLTTD, from the coding sequence ATGTCGCGCCCCTTCATTCTTCTCGGTGACAAGACCAGCCATGGCGGCGTCGTGATCAGCGCATCGGAAAGCAGCGATTGCGATGGCAAGGGAATCGCCCGGCTCGGTGACCGGGTGACCTGCCCGAAGAAAGGACATGGACGAGTCACGACGATCGTGACGGGCGATCTGACGGCGCTGATCGACGGACGTCCGGCCGCACGTCATGGCGACAAGACCGCGTGCGGCGCAACGCTGATCGCCAGCCAATCGCTGACCACCGACTAA